The following proteins come from a genomic window of Trifolium pratense cultivar HEN17-A07 linkage group LG4, ARS_RC_1.1, whole genome shotgun sequence:
- the LOC123921217 gene encoding mitogen-activated protein kinase kinase kinase 18 codes for MSIYINLFTHKTKTNTNQKKKQTQRNRAMTKIHSNSWVRGKCIGKGAFGVVNLAYSKSDSSVFAVKSVDLKTGHPNQLQALENEIQILKRLSSYSSSCSSHVVGFYGEDVTCEGTTTSFKNLHLEYMPGGTVADMDRADVDERLVRNFAWCLVNALLEIHASGVVHCDVKGRNVLVAGDGSIVKLADFGSAVEFESSGGECEVPRGSPMWMAPEVIRREYQGPESDVWSLGCTLIEILTGKLPWEDRGIDTLSRIGFSDELPEFPSNLSELARDFLEKCLQRDRSQRWRCDQLLQHPFLLPCDRVVESSPRCVLDWVDSQFTESENEFEFELEFEKEKEVKLNNNNDENLVKNRISKLATELSVNWESDDWVVVRAFSSEEKEPNCEGEEVGVTWEFENVVEEEMEVEASLVNLDCDERVKREMWEFGKRNRLLWLWRCEWKYNRNRRNSITGGSCCGRRCRYRYGWGKFNRNIIYISGIFSIYIFCCKIIKSCYLFSIYYPFWIKILVLHCCLKLKFWLKIIKGLFILNFSRNNFEMIDYTKSKFKENIHILKNKQLS; via the coding sequence atgtctatatatataaaccTTTTCACgcacaaaaccaaaaccaacacaaaccaaaaaaaaaaacaaacacaaagaaaCAGAGCAATGACTAAGATTCATTCTAATTCTTGGGTGAGAGGTAAGTGTATTGGTAAAGGAGCGTTTGGCGTTGTGAATTTAGCTTATTCAAAAAGCGATTCTAGTGTTTTCGCGGTGAAATCTGTTGATTTAAAAACAGGTCATCCAAATCAGTTACAAGCGTTGGAGAATGAAATTCAGATATTGAAACGGTTatcttcttattcttcttcttgttcttcgcACGTGGTAGGTTTTTACGGAGAAGATGTCACGTGTGAAGGAACTACGACGTCGTTTAAGAATCTACACTTGGAGTATATGCCAGGTGGCACCGTTGCTGACATGGATCGTGCTGACGTGGATGAACGGTTAGTTAGAAACTTCGCGTGGTGTCTTGTTAACGCGCTGCTTGAAATTCACGCGTCTGGTGTTGTTCACTGTGATGTGAAAGGAAGGAATGTTCTTGTCGCCGGTGATGGTTCCATCGTTAAACTTGCTGATTTTGGTTCGGCGGTGGAATTTGAATCTTCCGGTGGTGAGTGTGAAGTTCCGCGTGGAAGTCCGATGTGGATGGCACCGGAGGTAATTCGCCGGGAATATCAAGGACCGGAATCCGATGTGTGGTCGCTTGGATGTACTTTGATTGAGATTCTCACCGGAAAACTGCCGTGGGAGGATCGCGGTATCGATACGTTGAGTCGAATTGGATTTTCCGATGAGTTACCGGAGTTTCCGAGTAATTTATCGGAGCTTGCAAGAGATTTTCTCGAGAAGTGTCTCCAAAGAGATCGGAGCCAGAGATGGAGATGTGATCAGCTACTTCAGCATCCATTTCTATTACCGTGTGATCGCGTTGTGGAATCGTCACCTCGTTGCGTTTTGGATTGGGTTGACTCGCAATTCACTGAGTCAGAAAACGAGTTTGAGTTCGAATtagaatttgaaaaagaaaaagaagtgaagttgaataataataatgatgaaaatttagttaaaaataGAATTAGTAAATTAGCAACGGAGTTAAGTGTAAATTGGGAAAGTGATGATTGGGTTGTGGTGAGGGCATTTTCGTCAGAAGAAAAAGAACCAAATTGTGAAGGTGAAGAAGTAGGGGTAACATGGGAATTTGAGAATGTTGTAGAAGAGGAAATGGAGGTAGAGGCTAGTTTGGTAAATTTGGATTGTGATGAAAGGGTAAAACGGGAAATGTGGGAGTTTGGTAAGAGGAATAGGTTGTTGTGGTTGTGGCGGTGTGAGTGGAAGTACAACCGTAACCGCAGGAACAGCATTACAGGTGGAAGTTGTTGTGGTAGGAGATGTCGGTATAGATACGGTTGGGGAAAGTTTAATaggaatattatttatattagtgGAATATTCAGTATTTACATATTCTgttgtaaaataattaaatcatgTTATTTGTTCTCAATATATTATCCTTTTTGGATAAAAATATTAGTATTGCATTGctgtttgaaattgaaattctggttaaaaattattaagggtctgtttattttgaattttagtagaaataattttgagatgattgattatacaaaaagtaaatttaaagagaatattcatattttaaaaaataaacaactgtCATGA